ATTTAGTATCATTTTATTCAactctcttttttatattattatttattaaatattttgataaaaatatatatgtcaaATAAGAAAATGGCATTTCTTTTATAAACAGAGAAATTTTGtttacacaaaacaaacaaaatagatgaaaaacaTTATGTCAAAGAACCAAAATTTGCATCATTCTAGCAGTTGCACCATATGAAATAAGAATAACAGGAGCAGCACTATCAACCCCCTTTGTTCAATTCAAAGACCAGCACAAGGAACCAAACTCATTTTTCTCACCAAAAAATAATTGCAAAGCATGGCTATATCaatatcgaaccaaaagattaaACCAGTACCACGAAAAGAGCATCATAGTGGCACCGTTGCTTTCCCCAAAACAAAATGTCTTTCAATTTGGTGAATGAAGTCTTTAGTAGATGATTACGAGTACTGAAAGTAGAGGATCCAATCTATTATCTCTGattattttagagaaaaaaataaagcatcAAGCATGTAAATTGAAGTTTtgcatcaaataaattaaaataactcctAATAGTAATCAGTAGcagtaaaaataaattgtattttcgtgctaaattaatcaataatattaattattaaaggcTTGAATCCTACAGTCatcattttgaaaagaaatttacttaatcattattttcaatttgaacTACAAAGGTAGTGTCACGACTCATGACTATTCCgttagaaagaaataataaattacaataaCCATTAAAGATTTGACATTAGAGTTAGATCATATGATTTGACAATTTTTGGTGTATATATGATTTGATTTATGCAAATAGGGTACATGGGTAATGCTCCtcctttgaaatttttttaaagtacatTGTCAGCGGTGGAGATTAAAAGTTCATGAATGGAATGTCAACAGCAGtacacaatataaaaatattataatcctctaaaaaatattataattatttagttaaatggaagcaaaagttattcaaatcatcattagTTCATtacaaatgattaaaaaaagttattcaaatttaatatactCAAAAGGCAATCATACCTAACCAGTTTTTGAAGACCAATTATGCCTTAAGTtctcaaaaagatatttaaattatactaaaaaagACCAATTATACCTAAAATATGTTAAGATTAAGTGTGGGTACgtgtatgtgtttttttttattaaatgtgacaaaattgttaaaaaaaatattacttttactcagtttttaaaaagttgAGCTGGTTTAATGGTTATGGTAAGATAAGATATattatatgaattaaataagaataaaatatgatattttttatattgtttaatgtttaatatgtaataaataatttattaaataatacatgatattttattttatatttgactaTATTAAGATGATAGTTCAAAGATTAATAgggtagaataaaaaaatattattgatataataagatgattttttggctcaaaattgaTCTGCAAATGCTCCTAATGTTCTTGGACATGTGTTAATCCATaagaaattacaaagaaaaaataataataaaaaatagttcatgCCTTGTCAAGAATTCTTTGCAACAAGAGGAAGTGAATATCATATCTTTTTCTGTTTATAGTTTCCTGATTGCTAACccagataatttattttttgttaacaaatgttaattattaatactTTGTTAGTAAAATGAATCgaattcaagattttttttttctctttttcttttatcgtCATACTAATCTTATAAACTAAAGCTATGTACATTATATGAACATAAAGCAAATGGTCCGAATCATTTAATACAACAGGATAAACATGATACCAAGGTAAACCCATGACCCTAACCTTTCTAGTTATTTAGTTATGAGTATACATGCATGATTagcgtttttttttatatgttatgcAATGATATAATACTCTTCTAGCATTATAACATTCttctaaaattatgttattcttTTCTAACACCTTATACTTTTGTGAGCGTAGTTGAACATTAATCcttcaaaaaagacaaaaactttTCTTCTTGGTCTCCAGAACGAGCTTATCGTAAATTCATCATTCTATCAACttgttttatttatcaattcatgcgAATAAATAGAGGATCAAATGATCAATGACGAATGATGTGATTAACAGATAGCAATAGCAAAAGTGAAAGGCCAACATGCTGTAGGCCACCAGCCACATGATTACACAAATCTAAATAAATCCAGTTCTTCAATATGACCTGGATTAAGATACAACGTTTGTCTGTGTTCATGAATCAGCCAGGTCCACACATCGCATGCAATATATCAGTGCACTCTAGCCGGCGTAGCCGCACATGAACTGAGGATTCCCCACTAATGCTACACCTATGGGCTATGAGTCACCCATCAAATATCTTCACTATTCGTATAGAGAAATTACCATTATTTATGGGAAGTCATCCATCCAGCTgtatggggaaacaaaagaattcacaTCTTTTCTCATgttcatgtttcaaacatgacTTGTTTGATGGTCTGAATCTCATCTcgataatttctttttattgataaatatcaattattaattttttattgacaaaaatTTTAACACATAAGATTATAATTATTGGAAGGCAAGTTTGGacataaattatttactcattaaatttaattacattatGTGTACTGTTTACTGGAAAGTTGATGTTACCTAACATACATGAATTTCCGCGGGATGCAACGTATATATAATTAGCTTTTTCACATTCCGCATCAAAAATCTATGTCCATATCAAGGACAAAATTTGATTTGGCAAAGTCATTTTTCTCCCACTGCTTCTGGTCATATCTCCACTCGTTACTCCTGATGAACATAAGAAAGATTATAAAAATGTCTTTACGAAATTTATTAAATACGctcatataataattattaatttatcatatacctCAGGAGGATGAACATATGTGGTGGATTTCACCTCTGAAGGCACCATAGACTGAGAGTTTCTTGCTTCtgatttttcatttgaaaatctAATGATCACAAAAGCCTACGTTAGAAccaatacaaaattttgaaacatgAATAATCATGCAAGAGAAGCTGGaaatgttttattgttttagactgctaaaattaaaattaatcagcCTCGGCATTCCCTGAACAAGCATTGACAGAATCAGGTGAATTTGCTAATTAACAGTAATACAAAATCTCCCCCCCTTCCCTTcctccagaaaaaaaaaaacaagaataaattaaaatattctcaAAACAATATAATGTTAGAGCCATCTTATGTATTTCCAAAGAGAACAATGTGCAGCAGGCAGGTTTAGCTTTTCATTATGCAAAATTTCTACTAGAGGGAAACTTCTATATAGAATTTATCTCTCAAAAGTCAAAAGCAAACGGAAAAGACAAAATGAAACGTAAAGGCCAATCTTAATTTCATCCAAATTTGCAACAGAATCAAATGGAAATTCAAGAAGCATAGTATGGTCACCCAATCTTAATTTCATCCAACTATGAAGTTATTAATGTTCAAATTCTAATATGTAGTGTTTCAAAATAAATCCAGATAGACATACGTGGAAAGTATGGTCACCCAAATAAGCTCAATGGTATCCACCCAGAGGAGTCTTTGTTCAACCGGTATCACACCATAAGTAATGAGATGGGCAAATGGCCATAGCTTCCATCCGGCCTGTGtacaaaaatataagaaatcatTAAAATTGAAACTAGCCACTTGCATTCCAGGTCTAAGCCAAATAAATAAACTGGACACCTACTGATGCTTGTCAGACACAAGTCAGTGTGGTACACAGCACAAAAATGATGTGTCCATGCGCTAATTTGTtctcaaagaaaaagaattatttcaatgaaataaatatgaaaagccAGAAGGCTCTCTTACCGTCAACATGGGGAAAAACGTTGCCttcaattcatttaaaataCTCATAGGAGGATCAAGACGCAGTAATGCAACAACAGTATAATATATGCTGTTCCAAAGTGCAGACCATGCAGTTTGATCGAAGGCAACTTTGGCAGGAACTACCCACCATTCTTTGTAAGGAAATAGCTCCTAGTTAAATAAAAAGCTGCTCAGTACATCAACACAGAAATTTCAAGAACCAAAtggaacaagaaaaagaaaattagcaTTACACTCTACCTCGCAAAACTGATAATAGAAATGAGAAAGAGAACCATGAAGAGTAAAACCAACAAGCCCTGATCTGAACATCCGCGCACGGTCAAACTCAAACAGAGGTTTTCCTTCAACGCACTGCAAAACCAGGAGTAGTTAAACCACAATGCATTATAACCCTTGCTTTTTTCACTAAATTGAAGTAAAACTGTGCATGCATGAATTACACAGAAATTCACCTGCGCAATCCAGTCCCCTAAGGAGTAAACAATCCCACTAATCATCATCTTGGCAAGAACAGGATTTGTCTTAAGAGCTTCCTCGTAAGCAGACCAGTTATGCTGAGGTGCATATCTTAGTATCTCATATAGCGTCCATCCCTGTATGGTATTGAAAATCACAAACCATAGCAAATAAAGTAAACCTCAAGTCCTCAACTctctacaaaataaataattaaacaaatttcaaCCCGAGTATTGAGTTCTGtcttgtttggataaaattgTTCATAAACACATATaggataagaaaataaaaagataaaatgaattgagcttATCcaaaaagctaaaatcaactaatGCACTTAAATTTCATACATGCTCCCTCATCTAACTTTTCTAAAAGTTGAGGTGCATAAATTGATTATAGCTTATGGAAAAaacagattttattttcttatttcctTCACCTATAAGTACTCGCAGAGGAATCTATCCAAACAGAGCCTTAATCTaaaagacaaaacttagatacaatTCAAAAGATATTGTTTGTGTTGTTCTCCAATCAGAACTGAATTACCTATTAACTATATAGTACAGACAACATAATAAACATTCTCACTAAGTTTCCCCTTGATAATCTGCATAATCCTTTCATACAAATCTTTATTACGTGGATGACTGAAATAAAACTTCAACTCTGATCGGAGAATAGCACAAACAGTGCCTATATAACTGTAAGTAAGTTTTGTcagtaaaaagttaaaaaaaaaccattaacTATGTTTTCTGAGAATAATACAAATTCAATTGAAGATAAGATAAGCATTGATCTTCGTTGAGCGTTTTGACTTACGTGCCAGTAATCACTATCAATGGTGAGAAGTTTGGTGACGGCGAAAGTGCCAGCTGCGAGCACAATCGTAGCATTGATAGTTCTATCAATTAGCTTCTCCATGTCCACGCTCTCACTCCCGATCAGAGACGAAGACGAAGAAGAAAACCCTTCCAACGACAGCAAACCCTCGTTCGCGCCGAATCCGCTCACCTGCGTCGCCAATTCGCCGTCTCCACCTTCCATCTCGACGCGGCTCACCACCACGCCCTCCTGCTGGTCGGTAATGTCCTCGCTCTGCACCGATATCACGTCGAACTCCTCCGACGCCGAGTTCACCGCCACCGCGCGTTTGTTTCCGGAGAGAATGAGGTTGTGCGAAAGTCTCGGGAAGTTGCGCGCGGCGCTGGCGACGGATTTCGCGGCGTGAAGAGGAGCTCTCGGCTTGGGAATCGACGGCAGGAAGGTGCGGGGAGCGACGGTGCTGGGGACCGACGCCATCGGCGCGCGAGGCCAAGTTACGAGTTGGGAGTCAACGACGCTGCGTATGCTACTCCGAGTTATGGAGGTGTGAAACGCGCGCGGTTGTTGTCGTTTGCGTGTGGGTAATTTGGCGTGCTTTGGAGACAACGCGAGAAGAGGGTGTTGTTGGAGTATTAAGGGGAATCAATCAATATGAGGTACGTAAGTTGGTTCTAGTGACACAGAGGACGTAGATGGTGTCTACATGAAAGACGTGGATCAATTCGATATCACAAAatgcaaaattaaattaaataaagccCGCAGATatctttttctataaaataaatatatttgtaggAAGAAAGTAAGGAAAACGTTTTTGCAGTtgccataaatattttttttgttgataaaaacaATGATTCGggcatatttatattttaactgtataaattttcatttaaaaaaacgtatatctataaataatattatgtgCATAAGTGCATTGCAAATGTACTTTTTTTATACAGATGaaacatcaaaatattttaaaaaatactcgtTTAGTTTAATCaatagaatataattttaatgataaattgtgaatatttttctatatataaagtTAGTTAAAAGTAGATATTTGTCTCCATCATCTTAGTTTTTGCTTTGCCTTGTATTCATActacacccaaaaaaaaaaaacattaattaaaagtaaaaaaacaaattatttaaaaaacaatgactatttacataataaatttaattctatGTGCTATGTTATAAGACATGCTTTTCCAAAAACttattcataacttttttttatcaatttcatcacaatacttgttttattattttatctgtaCAAATCGAATgcataaactaaaattttatgataaCTTAAACAATTGAGTGAGATATTTTGGtgtttttctctttattctttttttattaattgtggtttatacaataaatttattaaaaaatataatttctcatattataaataataaaaaattacgatTTGCATTTGCCATCAGTGTATGATTGGATTATAGCGCACTtaaatcctttttttattataaaaatgtgtAAACTTTTGAAGAtctaaacttatattttttcttagttaCAAAATCTATCTTCATATTTTATCTATTACACTAAAtcaatctctttattttttgatttattatttgagttttcttatatttcaaaatatattattttagtttcttacattgatttttaaactatttttacataaaacttatattaatattatattttacactAAATATTCAAATGAACACTTGATAATAAAAGAGTATATGTGTTATGTGGAAGCTCTGGAACTAAGATAGAGTATTTTGAAATATAGAAAGACttaaataatgaattaaaaaacaaaaagatcgATTTAATGTAATAgacaaaataagagaataaattttacaattaagccatgtttttttatcttttttctggGTAGTACGGTAGAATCTCGATAATTAGAATCTCCCTCCTCTAGTCCAATGAGGACTTACTTGTGCGGATTAAATAAGAACCAAATCATAGTCTAGGAACGATATTTGAATCTTGCATTccatcatttgaattttgcacCTCATTatatctcaaaatttaaaaaaatataaatttaaattctaaaatgagtttttttgaaatataatagAAAGTACAATATTTAATAGTAGGagtgtaaaaaataaatgcgTCCAGGACGTATTGTTCATGGGCCACAAACAACAGAGAGTCAGTGACTCGTCCAGGTCCACAAGCTTGAGCCTACGTGTTCATGTGGAGTGCAATCGAAGCATCTTGCTTGGTGCTTAATATATACATGAGGAAGCACAACCAAACAAATGATGATGTTTCTATCATGGATAATGGGATAACTGGTTTCAAGTTTTAACACATTTTGTTGACCAACTTTAATACAAGCCATTCAAAATGTTTAAGGTTGTAGATAAATGTGCAATAGATActtttgtttggtaattaaaaataaaataactatttaaacaTAATTGCTAGTTGCTAGTTGTAGTTTTCACCCAAAAATTGTGATCCAAAGGAAAAGTGGAGGACTACAGTTTTCATACAGCAACAGATATTCATGTTGAACCACTCATTCCAATTAATAGCATATTTGAGAGCGCATATGATCTCAAAAGTTGCACTGAAAAGTGATAGGCCATTttgtatgaaatatttttttttttcttatgatatTCTTTCTAGTTTATTAGACAAAGATTATTTTCACTCGGGATATTATGATTATTGTTTACCCAAAGGATTTTTATGGAcgatgaaaatcaaatatagaattcttttttaaataaattgttttcattttttataatgtgaGTGTATGATGCCTAATTAGTATGATAATCCATTAgataatttgttaaaattaatttattgttaaaaatgtgtttgactagaagaataaaaattataattgttgcattgagatgaaattttttcaaactaattaagtttgactttatttttttaaaataaaagttttaaatataaataattttatttaaattttaatttcattaactTGAGATTACAAAATTAAGGTTATTCTATAAATCAAATATAAGTCATAAGGTTGATATTGTATAAAACTCTGTTATGTTCACatgtaaaataatgatttatttaattgaataattcatgtttaattttcttaatgtaAAATCTTTTTAAACTAATGTCAATCAAACATtgcaaacataattaatttttaatccaataaattaaaaaatactttttcacATCTGACTTAGAATCAAAAGAAATTCTAAATCAAATATGTAAATGCTTAACAAAACACAGAAATAAAGTATTGCCTTATTAGTATGCACTATGCACAACAATTCTTacgttaatttaatatttacatgcactcttatatataaaagaataatggtatgttaaaataataataaatttcatactaaaaattattttcatatcattTTAAGCTCATAGATGGATATTACCTTTTCAATCTGGCTTATCTAAGAGTATCATATTACGTCATCCATATGACTTGTTGCATAACTTCTAGCCGTCTCCTACACAAGTAATTAAATCCAAAATGTAATCTTACAATTTTTGTTAAGggttaaaagaaaatgagataatATTTCCTCTTAAATCACCAAACTTGGGAGAACTAAAAACTTTGTTACATCGgatttatttagtaaaaatatttaataagctaattaaaattaagagttaattaaaaggtaaaagctattttttagttGAAAGATCAAGGTATTAAGCTAGTTTattaaaatgacatatttagTTTTTGAACTATTTGAGTACATTGATATAAAAggatatgattatatatatttttcatatatttttgtttcatagataaaaacatatttttaagtgATCATAGCTTTTGTTTAAAGATCAAAGAGATTGGGGTGGGTGGATGACATTGGTTTAGAGAGAAATGAATATTGTAAAGGTGATTATAGAGGtaaggtttttcttttttttcattgaggggagataagggaagaattttattaagatgttaatgataataatgaaaaaaaggaTATAAGTTTATGTACTACTGTAAGAAACGTATGAAATAATGCTACAAACTAGTTGAATAAATTCATTTATAGtcaaacaaatttataatttagtcaaatattttatattataaactaaataaattacTAAATAAACAAACTcaataaaaccttttttttttggtatagaaaactcaataaaaaCTTGGTCTCTAAATTCTTCTCATACTCTGCGGGCCGTGACCTCTCACACTCTGAAGTTCCGAACTCTTCATACTCGAACTCGCTCATCGAACTCAACATTCTCACTCACTGCACCACCGCACTTTCTTCTCTCTCTGTGATTTCATTTCCATGGATCTTTGCTGATTCTTCAGATCCAGCATGGCCAACTTCCTCGCTCAGTTCCAGACTATTAAGAACACCTCGGATCGCCTTGTCATTTCAGGTATTTCATTGCTATTTTCATCTCTTCGCTCTCTAACCGAAGATCCAATCTCCTTCGTTCTTTCCGAGCATTTTCCGAATTCACAATCACATAGAAATGCTCCGTTTCGTTCCGTGTTTTTTTTCAACTACGAATTTTAAATCGCGGTGTAGGGCTTTTAGTTGTTTTTATCAACAAGTTATTGTTATGGCTTCTGATATTAGTATTGTCAATAGTTGTTGATGTTAATCATCGAAATGAAACGAAATCCTAACAATTAAGCTCAGTAACACTTCAATTTCAATGTATtatggtgatcattttaagagGTCCATTGGCAACTGCAAAAATAGCCTCAACCGTGTTCACTGTTGTGACTAAGCAGAAACAGTAATATACAATAGATGTAGGCTATGATTGATCTGAATATACGTGCGCGTGTGTGACCTTACATTGATGCTTTACCAAAATGATTCTCAGTGGAGGATGTGAGTGACCTGTGGCCAACTGTCAAGCCTGCTTTTGAGGGGCGTTTGCCGTTCAAACGGGCGACTTTGAATAACAAGACGCGGAACCCTGTATTTGTTGACACATTGCCGGCCGAGTTCATATTAACCACCGATTCAAGACTCCGTAGCCGGTTCCCTCAGgagcaatttttattttggtttcgaGAGCCGTATGTGACTGTTGTACTTGTCACCTGTGAGGTAATGTGATTTCCTGTTGATTACGTTTTTTAGAATCTACCAGAAAGTTGTACTGTTTTAAGTGGGAGACCCACTATGATTTTTACCATAGTTTGTAGCTTGCTGTTGCATTGTGATCATTTACTTCACATGGATGTTTTTGATATATAACTTAGGAGTGTTTGGAAGAGTTTTTACAGAGCTTGTTTGGTCTTATGAAAATGATTTATGGCCTTTTATTTCAATAAGCTCTTTTTAGCTCATTGCAATAAGCATCATAAGAAAGCTCATGAATAAGCTCTCATTTGACAAACTCTTGTTGTATTAGTGCTTAAATAAGCTATTTACTCAAACATGTTCTTAGTGAGGCTACATTTTGTGCAACTGAATGggagataaaaaaacataagtaaTAGGTAAATAACATGCAAAGCATCTTGACATCTTCATTCAATTGTTAGCAAGTGGAAAGAAAGGTTTTTATTGGGTCAGTGAATTACATATAATTGGAGTACATCTGATAAAATTGATTACATAGTTTGgtacttttacttttttacttttgattggAAAAATTTCAGTCTTATCCCTTTCcagtaaggaaaaaaatatgtcaTCAAATATAATAGTGTGTCTGTTTTATACACATTTTTGGGGCTTGCACTTAACTTTTCAGCTTTTAGGATGACTGGTTTCTTACATGGTATGCAGCCTTTTTAATTAAGGGAGCTGAAATTTGATCCTAGCTGATCCattgttataattatattgttttagCACAAGGTAATTGTGTGTGAATACTTTGTCCTAGCTTCAATTCCAATGAGCTTTTAAGTGCCTTATAGGGGAAAACCTCATTTTTTGATTTGCACCTGATAACTTTAGCTTTTATGATTACTAGTTCCATGACAtcctatttgtttgtttatttttttatttaaaattcagtCTTCAGAGCCATGATAGTTGCTATCATGAATCCATTTTATCTCATTGGATTTGACTTGATTTCCTTCTGCATGCTTTTCTCACTCGtcatttgtaatttttgttgGCTTGAAGATTGCATTTTAAATGCTGTTGGTTATGTTGAATTAGCCTGATGTATGGCTAGTTTTCTTGCTTCTTGTGAGTTTTTCAAATGCTGGAACAGTAATTATTGGTAATCTGATGCCAAAATCCATTATAAGGAGCTTTATTTCACGGAGTTAATAAATTATTGGTGTATAGTTTGTTCACTTTTTCATTCAGTTGTGGGATCTAATGTGTAGTTTAACTCTTATTTTTTGTTCCCAGGATCTGGATGAGTTTAAAACCATCCTTAAACCACGCTTGAAATTAATTATCCAAAATGATGAAAAGGAGTGGTTCATTGTATTTGTATCTAAAGCTCATCCAGCTAATGATCAGGCAAGCAAAATGGCAAAGAAAGTATATGCTAAACTTGAAGTTGAGTTTAAcaccaaaaaaagagaaaggtaAACTTGAAAAATTGGACTTTTGCTACAAGTGCACTCTCCCATTCCCCAATAGAAGTTTGAATGACTTGTTGGCTGATAGTTTGTAATCTTTTTTTTCAAGTCAATGTTTTGTCAACTTTTCATAGATATTACAGCTTATGGTCAACGTTTAAGAATCTTAACAACTATTTAATTGCATACTGTTTTGCTTATTATGAACTTGATGTGATGATATAAAAAGCAAAAGTGGTGCTTGGAAATTTAGCTTCAAGGGTAAATCTTGTAGTTGCTTTCAATAGAGGATATTTGTCCAATATTGTGTATTTTTTCTTCCATAAATATTATGGAGTCAACTGTTTACGTTACACGTGTAAGTGGTTGAAAATTTTGATGGTAGAGTTAGGAAAAATCAGTTATCAAACAGAAATAATAACCATTTGTGAGTGAAATAAAAGATTGTTTATGTTGTTTACTGTTTAGTTTAATTGCATTAGTGACAACTTAATTTCTTTCCCTTTTGATGCTTTTAACACTGCTTCTTCCTCATCTAGATGCTGCAAATATGATATGCATTTCCCTGAAGCAAActtttgggaggatctagaatCAAAGATAATGGAATGCATCAGAAATACCCTGGATAGGCGTGTACAATTTTATGAGGATGAGATACGAAAGCTCAGTGAACAGCGCCTCATGCCAGTCTGGAACTTCTGCAACTTTTTCATTCTTAAGGTTGATCCTGTTGTGATGAATTATAGTTTAAAGTGCAATAAATGGTTCTGAAAGTCCAACCTTTATTGTTCTTTATAAATTGTTCCTTTCTGCATATTCTAGGATCTTTTGGAGTCTTATAACAAATTTGTATTCTTTGCTCAGGAAAGCTTGGCTTTTATGTTTGAAATGGCTCACCTTCATGAAGATGCCTTACGGGAATATGATGAACTAGAACTCTGCTATCTTGAAACAGGTGCATGATGCTTAGTTTCCTTCTCTGTTGCTGTTGTAGTCAAGAAAAGTTGATGTTTAGATTGACAGAATTGTGCTTTAGACACCTATATGGAACATTAAATCTTGTGTCTGACAGAAAATCTCCTGTAAACAATGATTCAAATATAACTGGAATTAATGCAGTTAACATGACTGGAAAGCAGAGAGACTTTGGAGGGGCAGATCATGGTGACGATCAAGCAGCATTGGTTAATCCAGGAAATAAAGCATTGACACAGATTGTTCAAGAGGACTCATTTCGGGAGTTTGAATTCAGACAGTATCTATTTGCCTGTCAGTCAAAGGTGTGCCCTGCCCGGAGCACTTGTATAACATAAAACATGTTACATATATTAGCAGCTTAGTTCTAAAGCAAATTTAGAATGATTTTGTCCTTTGTGTCGTCTTTGATGCTTACAAGCTAGGATGCTTCTTTACTtgtattatttatgatatttttaaatagaagaaaaaacattCATTTTCATATATCATGAGTT
The nucleotide sequence above comes from Glycine soja cultivar W05 chromosome 11, ASM419377v2, whole genome shotgun sequence. Encoded proteins:
- the LOC114376925 gene encoding uncharacterized protein LOC114376925, with product MASVPSTVAPRTFLPSIPKPRAPLHAAKSVASAARNFPRLSHNLILSGNKRAVAVNSASEEFDVISVQSEDITDQQEGVVVSRVEMEGGDGELATQVSGFGANEGLLSLEGFSSSSSSLIGSESVDMEKLIDRTINATIVLAAGTFAVTKLLTIDSDYWHGWTLYEILRYAPQHNWSAYEEALKTNPVLAKMMISGIVYSLGDWIAQCVEGKPLFEFDRARMFRSGLVGFTLHGSLSHFYYQFCEELFPYKEWWVVPAKVAFDQTAWSALWNSIYYTVVALLRLDPPMSILNELKATFFPMLTAGWKLWPFAHLITYGVIPVEQRLLWVDTIELIWVTILSTFSNEKSEARNSQSMVPSEVKSTTYVHPPEE